A genomic stretch from Oleomonas cavernae includes:
- a CDS encoding efflux RND transporter permease subunit gives MIASCFFLLTAFLGYMSFSSLSLKVVLEAMLPIHHPNVELMAKFGAQFGGANTTLIMVENTEGTIYNEKFMTAYKRVADEIYFHPSVQRHLVQALTLRKTKAIVGSAGRIDINAIAWPDLPRSPTDWANFEAAVKAQYRGLLVSDDERAGMIIADFKDDTDYAALVNFVEALGQKEAGNGIKLHMVGRPVLLGTIDNDLGATILLIGISLIFSGIILYLYFRSWVGVLIPMLTAAIGTLWGTGVMALVGFNLDPLLIILPVFVFAIVLSHCVQFMSRVFERLNPGVSMREAVEGGLAQVFVPSLTAIVAAAGGFFVLVMIGVPSLQALGVICGAWLLAIAPALVFTASLLCLMPRPKRFRARTSWVEGVWRLAKFDRYPRVIVGITVLCLAGGIYGSQFVVIGDAVGSPILWPDARYNQDNGLINERFSAVGTDILLVYIDGPEDTMNQPEVYRAAENLSRYIWENEPKARHAQSLVPVVEVVNQVLYEGDPSYAVIPQTTDEVAFNVYLFSSKGEPGDFKAYTNEKWEIGNIAIPLDDKTGQTVKSVTTLARKFIADMAPLPSGATLRVAGGQVGIAEAINSEIEDTKDAVLVAIVVLIMLSVFLAFRSIWVTGVLTFALLTSTFLTDSFMYLMGIGLNINTLPLAALGVGLAADYGIYILHRVRESLVEGHSYEVAVDHALKTSGNAVMITAITMIAPVMPWAFFSALRFQAEMGVLHAVVLFFNMLGALIFVPCMVLLFKPKSLVIRRQVVEPEEPVQLMRRAAE, from the coding sequence TTGATCGCGTCCTGCTTCTTCCTGCTGACCGCCTTCCTCGGCTACATGTCGTTTTCGAGCCTGTCGCTGAAGGTCGTGCTCGAGGCGATGCTGCCAATTCATCATCCCAACGTGGAACTGATGGCCAAATTCGGGGCGCAGTTCGGCGGTGCCAACACGACCTTGATCATGGTCGAGAATACCGAAGGCACCATCTACAACGAAAAATTCATGACCGCCTACAAGCGGGTGGCCGACGAGATCTACTTCCACCCGTCCGTGCAGCGCCATCTGGTGCAGGCGCTGACCCTGCGCAAGACCAAGGCGATCGTGGGCTCGGCCGGCCGGATCGACATCAATGCCATTGCCTGGCCCGATCTGCCCCGTTCGCCCACGGATTGGGCGAACTTCGAAGCGGCGGTGAAGGCCCAGTACCGCGGCCTGCTGGTATCGGACGACGAGAGGGCCGGCATGATCATTGCCGACTTCAAGGACGACACCGATTACGCGGCCCTGGTCAATTTCGTCGAGGCCCTGGGGCAAAAAGAGGCTGGCAACGGCATCAAGCTACACATGGTCGGGCGACCCGTCCTGCTGGGCACGATCGACAACGACCTCGGCGCTACCATCCTGCTGATCGGCATTTCGCTGATATTCTCCGGCATCATTCTGTACCTCTACTTCCGCTCCTGGGTCGGCGTGCTGATCCCCATGCTGACCGCCGCGATCGGCACCCTCTGGGGCACCGGGGTGATGGCACTGGTGGGGTTCAATCTCGACCCGCTGCTGATCATTCTGCCGGTCTTCGTGTTCGCGATCGTGCTGTCGCACTGCGTGCAGTTCATGTCTCGGGTTTTCGAACGCCTGAACCCCGGCGTGTCGATGCGCGAAGCAGTCGAAGGCGGGCTTGCCCAGGTCTTCGTGCCCAGCCTGACCGCGATCGTGGCGGCGGCCGGCGGCTTCTTCGTCCTGGTCATGATCGGCGTGCCCAGCCTCCAGGCCCTGGGCGTCATCTGCGGCGCCTGGCTGCTCGCCATTGCGCCCGCCTTGGTCTTCACGGCATCGCTGCTGTGCCTCATGCCGCGGCCGAAGCGGTTCCGGGCGCGAACGAGCTGGGTCGAGGGCGTGTGGCGGCTGGCGAAATTCGACCGCTACCCCCGTGTCATCGTCGGCATCACGGTCTTGTGTCTCGCGGGCGGCATCTATGGTTCGCAATTCGTGGTCATCGGCGACGCGGTCGGCAGCCCGATCCTCTGGCCCGACGCACGCTACAACCAGGACAACGGCCTGATCAACGAGCGCTTCTCGGCCGTGGGGACCGACATCCTCCTAGTGTACATCGATGGTCCCGAGGACACGATGAACCAGCCGGAAGTCTATCGCGCGGCAGAGAACCTCAGCCGGTACATCTGGGAGAACGAGCCCAAGGCGCGCCACGCTCAGAGCCTGGTGCCTGTCGTCGAGGTCGTGAACCAGGTGCTGTACGAAGGCGATCCTTCCTATGCGGTGATCCCGCAGACGACCGATGAGGTGGCCTTCAACGTCTACCTGTTCAGCTCCAAGGGCGAACCCGGCGACTTCAAGGCCTATACCAACGAGAAGTGGGAAATCGGCAATATCGCCATCCCGCTCGACGACAAGACCGGCCAGACGGTGAAGTCCGTCACCACGCTGGCGCGGAAATTCATCGCCGACATGGCACCTCTCCCCAGCGGTGCAACGCTGCGCGTGGCGGGTGGCCAGGTGGGCATCGCCGAGGCAATCAACAGCGAGATCGAAGACACCAAGGATGCGGTGCTGGTCGCCATCGTGGTGCTGATCATGCTCAGCGTCTTCCTGGCCTTCCGGTCGATCTGGGTGACGGGTGTGCTGACCTTCGCGCTGCTCACCTCGACCTTCCTGACCGACAGCTTCATGTACCTCATGGGCATCGGCCTCAACATCAACACGCTGCCGCTGGCCGCTCTGGGCGTCGGCCTGGCGGCGGACTATGGGATCTACATCCTGCACCGGGTACGGGAGTCGCTCGTCGAAGGTCACAGCTATGAGGTGGCGGTCGACCATGCCCTGAAAACATCGGGCAACGCCGTGATGATTACGGCCATCACGATGATCGCCCCGGTCATGCCGTGGGCATTCTTCTCGGCACTGCGGTTCCAGGCCGAGATGGGCGTGCTTCACGCGGTTGTCCTGTTCTTCAACATGCTGGGCGCCCTGATTTTCGTTCCCTGCATGGTGCTTCTGTTCAAGCCGAAATCACTGGTGATCCGCCGGCAAGTGGTCGAGCCCGAGGAGCCTGTGCAGTTGATGCGCCGGGCCGCGGAGTAA
- a CDS encoding WD40/YVTN/BNR-like repeat-containing protein has protein sequence MQRDLLRQPILGDTGLSVAARRKDERGAAGFGVALTKRLLMATALACAILVTHASSRTAIADGAAPARLYPDPLFGVVLLDQSTAIATGYHGAVRLSVDGGATWAAEPSGTEDMLRRVATTSDHHVFAVSHVGKILEADADARGWRTVHDEPGLYLRDIAFATPQVGWAVGHDGVILKTGDGGATWSRQELANYTGRDKPRLSGVAAIDAAHALTVGEFGVIAETHDGGTTWSVISAGQFPTFLGVAVAGNTGYAVGLNGTLVRLANSEADGWSATLVPLGTTQHLLSVALSRDGTEGLIGGNGLLLTLRNGQFLPAKVTEAFALTYAWIGGVAIGASGRAIAVGQGGAILVADRANGTFNPAATGPVTAQTTTASDRVTQ, from the coding sequence ATGCAACGTGATCTGCTGCGGCAGCCGATATTGGGCGATACAGGCCTTTCCGTGGCCGCCCGGAGGAAGGACGAACGAGGCGCCGCCGGTTTCGGTGTCGCCCTGACGAAACGTCTCCTCATGGCCACGGCCTTGGCCTGCGCGATCCTGGTCACCCATGCTTCCTCTCGCACTGCCATTGCCGATGGGGCAGCGCCGGCCAGGCTATATCCCGATCCGCTCTTTGGTGTCGTGCTGCTGGATCAATCGACGGCAATCGCAACCGGCTATCACGGGGCAGTCCGCCTCTCGGTCGACGGCGGAGCCACCTGGGCCGCCGAGCCGAGCGGTACCGAAGATATGCTCCGCCGCGTGGCGACCACATCGGATCACCATGTCTTTGCGGTCAGCCATGTCGGCAAGATCCTCGAGGCGGATGCCGATGCCCGCGGTTGGCGTACCGTGCATGACGAGCCGGGCCTCTATCTCAGGGACATCGCCTTCGCCACGCCTCAGGTCGGGTGGGCGGTCGGCCATGATGGTGTGATCCTGAAGACCGGCGACGGCGGTGCCACCTGGTCGCGGCAGGAACTCGCCAACTATACCGGCCGTGACAAGCCTCGCCTCAGCGGCGTGGCCGCCATCGACGCGGCCCATGCGCTGACCGTGGGCGAATTTGGCGTCATCGCCGAAACCCATGATGGCGGAACCACCTGGTCCGTGATCTCCGCCGGACAGTTTCCGACATTTCTCGGCGTCGCCGTCGCCGGCAACACGGGCTACGCCGTCGGCCTCAATGGCACGCTGGTGCGACTGGCCAATTCAGAAGCGGACGGCTGGTCGGCTACCTTGGTCCCCTTGGGGACCACCCAGCATCTCCTCTCGGTCGCCCTTTCGCGGGATGGCACGGAGGGGCTGATCGGCGGCAATGGTTTGCTGCTGACCCTCCGCAATGGTCAGTTCCTGCCGGCGAAAGTCACGGAAGCCTTTGCACTGACTTACGCCTGGATTGGCGGGGTCGCCATCGGCGCGAGCGGCCGGGCCATCGCGGTCGGGCAGGGCGGTGCAATTCTGGTTGCAGACCGCGCAAACGGGACCTTCAACCCTGCAGCCACCGGGCCGGTTACGGCCCAAACCACGACCGCGAGCGATCGGGTGACCCAATGA
- a CDS encoding TetR/AcrR family transcriptional regulator — protein MARPRSDDYDEKRQNIIDESSKLFATVGFGTASISMIASKCGISKALIYHYYKDKTQILFDMLKSHVDELNHLISEALEKELNPEEKLKFVTSLLMEIYMRTRDRHIVLMNEIHSLAPDEQEYLKKSQSEVIHGFSELIADLHGSKYLKSAGTKTAVGMMLLGSLNWTYTWFREGGAISAEQYAEVLSEIFLSGIQSKKLAQLTRNGSKASGTKTSR, from the coding sequence ATGGCAAGGCCAAGGTCGGATGACTATGACGAAAAGCGCCAAAATATCATTGACGAATCATCGAAATTGTTTGCGACGGTCGGATTTGGAACGGCCTCCATTTCGATGATTGCCAGCAAATGCGGGATCAGCAAAGCGCTCATCTACCATTATTATAAAGATAAGACGCAAATATTATTTGACATGCTCAAGAGCCATGTCGATGAATTAAATCATCTTATTTCCGAAGCGCTGGAGAAAGAATTAAATCCAGAAGAAAAATTGAAATTCGTAACGTCACTTCTCATGGAAATTTACATGAGAACACGAGACAGACACATAGTATTGATGAACGAAATCCATTCCCTTGCGCCAGACGAACAAGAGTACCTGAAGAAATCTCAGAGCGAGGTGATTCATGGTTTCTCCGAGCTCATAGCCGACCTGCACGGGAGCAAATACCTCAAATCCGCGGGAACCAAGACGGCAGTCGGCATGATGCTGCTGGGCAGCCTGAACTGGACCTACACTTGGTTCCGGGAGGGCGGCGCCATTTCCGCCGAGCAATATGCCGAGGTGCTGAGCGAGATCTTCCTGAGCGGCATCCAGAGCAAGAAGCTGGCGCAGCTCACGCGAAATGGCTCGAAGGCGAGTGGTACTAAGACAAGTAGATAA
- a CDS encoding nucleotidyl transferase AbiEii/AbiGii toxin family protein: MIPAQNIVAWGNVVPWADLRQVEQDLTICRALIDIFTDEALRDALRFRGGTALNKLHFPVPLRYSEDIDLVRTSAGPIGPILDRLRAVLEPWLGRAQFDQSPVAPKFRFRVEAEDSSGVPIRLKVEINTREIEAYDPPQAMLLRVENPWFTGEAAIPTFSREEMLATKLRALLQRDKGRDLYDLAHALETFENLDTDRIAVLFGRYLDLSGQTITRAQAQERMLAKLANPRFLTDMKPLLPPEAAERMTQASAADSFRRVFTMLVDRLPGEPWARLPEVKERFGIGW, encoded by the coding sequence ATGATCCCGGCGCAGAATATCGTCGCCTGGGGCAACGTCGTCCCGTGGGCCGACCTGCGGCAGGTCGAGCAGGACCTCACTATCTGCCGCGCGCTCATCGACATCTTCACGGACGAAGCCCTCCGCGACGCGCTGCGCTTTCGCGGCGGCACTGCCCTCAACAAGCTGCATTTTCCCGTGCCGCTGCGATACTCGGAAGACATCGACCTCGTTCGCACGTCGGCCGGTCCCATCGGGCCGATACTCGACCGCCTGCGGGCAGTTCTGGAGCCGTGGCTCGGCCGGGCGCAGTTCGACCAGAGCCCGGTCGCGCCCAAATTCCGATTCCGCGTGGAGGCCGAAGACAGCAGCGGCGTCCCCATCCGGCTCAAGGTCGAGATCAATACCCGCGAGATCGAGGCTTACGATCCGCCGCAAGCCATGCTGCTGCGCGTCGAGAATCCGTGGTTCACCGGGGAAGCTGCGATCCCGACCTTTTCCCGCGAAGAGATGCTGGCGACGAAGTTGCGGGCGCTCTTGCAGCGCGACAAGGGGCGTGACCTCTATGATCTCGCCCATGCGCTGGAGACGTTCGAGAATCTGGACACCGATCGCATCGCCGTATTGTTCGGCCGCTATCTCGACCTATCGGGTCAGACGATAACCCGCGCACAGGCGCAGGAGCGCATGCTCGCGAAACTGGCCAATCCACGGTTCCTGACCGACATGAAGCCGCTCCTTCCACCTGAAGCAGCCGAACGGATGACGCAAGCCTCCGCCGCTGACTCGTTCCGACGCGTCTTCACCATGCTCGTGGACCGCCTGCCGGGTGAGCCGTGGGCACGGCTGCCAGAAGTCAAAGAGAGGTTCGGCATCGGCTGGTAG
- a CDS encoding type IV toxin-antitoxin system AbiEi family antitoxin domain-containing protein yields the protein MVYDQRSALSAHIAGLLSAGRVVFTSKEAEQVLGVGRGAFLDAAERLQHRKVLLSPRQGFYVAVPPQFASWGAPPPPWYIDALMRHEQQPYYVGLLKAAELHGATHQAVMEFQVVAAKRLPKIRAGRNLIIFYYRKDMAAVTAGVEDRKTDTGTMKISSPALTALDLLRYPQAAGGIDNVATVLTDLAEKIDPAQLAAISGAVERPVVQRLGHLLDRLGHGDRAEPMRAALLVRGGAAWTALDRRETQAPDFAPEQQERDERWRVIVHRAPEIDE from the coding sequence ATGGTTTATGATCAGCGTTCCGCCCTGTCTGCGCATATCGCCGGCCTGCTGTCCGCCGGCCGGGTCGTCTTTACGAGCAAAGAGGCTGAGCAGGTGCTCGGCGTCGGCCGGGGCGCGTTCCTGGACGCCGCCGAACGCCTCCAGCACCGGAAAGTGCTGCTCAGCCCTCGGCAGGGCTTCTACGTCGCCGTGCCCCCGCAGTTCGCATCATGGGGCGCGCCGCCGCCGCCATGGTATATTGACGCCCTGATGCGCCACGAACAGCAGCCCTACTACGTAGGGTTGCTCAAGGCGGCAGAGCTTCACGGCGCCACCCACCAGGCCGTGATGGAGTTCCAGGTCGTCGCCGCCAAGCGCCTGCCGAAAATCAGGGCTGGCCGCAATCTGATCATCTTCTATTACCGCAAGGACATGGCCGCCGTGACGGCGGGCGTCGAAGACCGGAAGACGGATACGGGCACAATGAAGATATCGTCGCCCGCGCTCACGGCGCTCGACCTCCTGCGTTACCCGCAGGCGGCGGGCGGGATCGACAATGTCGCGACGGTTCTCACGGACCTTGCCGAAAAGATCGATCCCGCGCAGCTCGCAGCGATTTCAGGCGCCGTGGAACGGCCGGTGGTGCAGCGGCTCGGCCATTTGTTGGACCGCCTCGGGCACGGGGACCGCGCAGAGCCGATGCGTGCCGCACTGCTCGTTCGCGGCGGCGCGGCATGGACGGCGCTCGACCGGCGCGAGACTCAGGCCCCGGATTTCGCACCGGAGCAGCAGGAGCGCGACGAACGCTGGCGCGTGATCGTGCACCGCGCGCCGGAGATCGATGAATGA
- the styC gene encoding styrene-oxide isomerase StyC — protein MNDIQRKMIGHAALIMLVGFLAGVGLLISLLGGVELVPGSIVPVALFGETAGWVRAHVGGMLNAILIIVVALLLPVLKVPDRMAGRLSWMLVGTGWANTLFYWAALVSANRALTFGPNRFGEGGWAAAVGLAPALIFVIVSIIAFVLIARQAFSKP, from the coding sequence ATGAACGATATTCAGCGCAAGATGATCGGCCACGCGGCCCTGATCATGCTGGTCGGCTTCCTGGCCGGCGTCGGCCTCCTGATCAGCCTGCTGGGGGGCGTGGAACTGGTGCCGGGCAGCATCGTTCCTGTGGCCCTGTTCGGCGAGACGGCCGGCTGGGTCAGGGCCCATGTCGGCGGCATGCTGAACGCCATCCTGATCATCGTCGTCGCCCTCCTGCTGCCGGTGCTGAAGGTGCCGGACCGGATGGCCGGCCGCCTGTCGTGGATGCTGGTGGGGACGGGATGGGCCAACACCCTGTTCTATTGGGCGGCCCTGGTCAGTGCCAATCGCGCGCTGACCTTCGGCCCCAATCGCTTCGGCGAGGGCGGCTGGGCTGCCGCCGTCGGCCTGGCGCCGGCCCTGATCTTCGTGATCGTCTCGATCATCGCCTTCGTGTTGATTGCCCGTCAGGCCTTCTCGAAGCCCTGA
- a CDS encoding alkane 1-monooxygenase has product MKSYLMYYTPVLVQLAAMAGFIVGGDWIFVAIASFPALAIVDSLLPDDMSPRTMTSKFWANVPVWLSTLLSPAIYLVCAWQVGQGELNGWQIAGAVAGCAWMGVVPFVPASHELYHQRGVLPRFFGRYMQVCYLDCTREIAHVIGHHIDVATPKDGDTARRGVGLYSFTARALYTSTRDAWRVESDALEKRGKGRWSIGHRLYKAIVAQVLFQAAIFVVGGWQGLAVGIGAVLAARVWVESFNYFQHYGLIRVEGAPITRRHVWNHLGVMSRLVAFEITNHADHHLDSYAPYYRLVPDRSAIRMPSVFVCFLAALIPPLWHGVIIKPALKRWDLEFATPEERKLAREQNKAAGWPDWLSETSSSGPAITASHA; this is encoded by the coding sequence ATGAAATCATATCTCATGTACTATACCCCTGTGCTGGTCCAGCTCGCGGCCATGGCAGGGTTCATCGTCGGCGGCGACTGGATCTTCGTCGCCATCGCAAGTTTCCCGGCGCTGGCGATCGTCGACTCGCTGCTGCCCGACGACATGTCGCCGCGCACGATGACCAGCAAATTCTGGGCGAATGTCCCGGTCTGGCTGTCGACCTTGCTGTCGCCCGCGATCTACCTGGTCTGCGCCTGGCAGGTCGGCCAGGGCGAGCTCAACGGCTGGCAGATTGCCGGCGCCGTCGCTGGCTGCGCCTGGATGGGGGTGGTGCCCTTCGTGCCGGCGTCGCACGAGCTCTATCATCAGCGTGGCGTGCTGCCGCGCTTCTTCGGCCGCTACATGCAGGTCTGCTACCTGGACTGCACGCGTGAGATCGCCCATGTCATCGGCCATCACATCGATGTTGCAACACCCAAGGACGGCGATACGGCAAGGCGCGGTGTCGGCCTCTACAGCTTCACCGCCCGGGCGCTCTACACCAGCACGCGGGATGCCTGGCGGGTGGAGAGCGACGCCCTGGAGAAGCGCGGCAAGGGCCGCTGGTCGATCGGCCACCGGCTGTACAAGGCGATCGTCGCGCAGGTCCTGTTCCAGGCCGCGATCTTCGTCGTCGGCGGCTGGCAAGGACTGGCGGTCGGCATCGGCGCCGTCCTGGCGGCGCGGGTCTGGGTCGAGTCCTTCAACTACTTCCAGCACTATGGCCTGATCCGCGTGGAAGGTGCGCCGATCACCCGCCGGCATGTCTGGAATCACCTGGGTGTCATGTCGCGTCTCGTGGCCTTCGAGATCACCAATCACGCCGACCACCACCTGGACTCCTACGCCCCCTATTACAGGCTGGTGCCCGATCGGTCGGCGATCCGCATGCCCAGCGTCTTCGTCTGCTTCCTCGCGGCCCTGATCCCGCCGCTGTGGCACGGCGTCATCATCAAGCCGGCCCTGAAGCGCTGGGACCTGGAGTTCGCAACACCCGAGGAACGCAAGCTCGCCCGCGAACAGAACAAGGCTGCCGGCTGGCCCGACTGGCTGAGCGAGACATCGTCCAGCGGCCCGGCGATCACCGCCTCGCACGCCTGA
- a CDS encoding coniferyl aldehyde dehydrogenase, whose protein sequence is MSQEASQMDVAVFSPAKAQLTRLLKTQKAAHLAAGPLSADERIAWLDRVIGLMVDHQDDIVEALAADFGNRSREATLVADVFAVIGSLKYARENLRDWLAPLGFETQFPDAEARVEYQPLGVVGLMSPWNFPFNLTFAPLAGIIAAGNRCIIKPSEFTPASSALIARMVASAFDESEIAVVTGDAAVAAHFAALPFDHLLFTGSTSVARHVARAAAENLVPLTLELGGKSPVIVSASASVEDAAARVMTVKTLNAGQICLAPDYVLLPEGSVEAFSAAASKAVATMFPALKDNPDYTSIINQRHYDRLRGYLDDARAKGAQIVELNPAGEDFSQQEARRIAPTLVINAPDDARIMQDEIFGPLLPLRTYRGIDEAIGYVNDRPRPLALYYFGQDQEEERRVLARTTSGGVTVNDVMSHAFAENLPFGGVGASGTGAYHGKAGFLAFSHAKSVYRQSKALEAEYFLRPPYGDGLRQFLASVITK, encoded by the coding sequence ATGAGCCAGGAAGCCAGCCAAATGGATGTCGCCGTATTTTCGCCGGCCAAGGCACAATTGACGCGCCTGCTGAAAACCCAGAAGGCGGCGCATCTGGCCGCGGGCCCGCTCAGCGCCGACGAGCGCATCGCCTGGCTGGACCGGGTGATCGGGCTGATGGTCGATCACCAGGACGACATCGTCGAGGCCTTGGCTGCAGATTTCGGCAACCGCAGCCGCGAGGCGACCCTGGTCGCCGATGTCTTCGCCGTCATCGGCTCGCTGAAATACGCCAGGGAGAACCTGCGCGACTGGCTGGCCCCGCTCGGCTTCGAGACGCAGTTCCCCGATGCCGAGGCCCGCGTCGAATACCAGCCGCTGGGCGTCGTCGGCCTGATGAGCCCGTGGAATTTCCCCTTCAACCTGACCTTCGCGCCACTGGCCGGCATCATCGCCGCCGGCAATCGCTGCATCATCAAGCCGTCGGAATTCACCCCCGCCTCGTCCGCCCTGATCGCGCGCATGGTGGCCTCGGCCTTCGACGAGAGCGAGATCGCTGTTGTCACAGGCGATGCCGCGGTGGCCGCGCATTTCGCCGCCCTGCCCTTCGATCACCTGCTGTTCACCGGCAGCACCTCGGTCGCCCGCCACGTGGCGCGGGCCGCCGCGGAAAACCTGGTGCCGCTGACCCTCGAGCTGGGCGGCAAGTCACCGGTGATCGTGTCCGCCAGCGCCTCGGTCGAGGATGCCGCCGCGCGGGTCATGACCGTCAAGACCCTGAATGCCGGCCAGATCTGCCTGGCGCCCGACTATGTCCTGCTGCCGGAGGGCAGCGTCGAAGCCTTCTCGGCCGCCGCGAGCAAGGCGGTCGCCACCATGTTCCCGGCCCTGAAGGACAACCCGGATTACACCTCGATCATCAACCAGCGCCACTACGACCGGCTGCGCGGCTATCTGGACGACGCCCGGGCCAAGGGCGCGCAGATCGTCGAGCTGAACCCGGCGGGCGAGGATTTCTCGCAGCAGGAAGCCCGCCGCATCGCGCCGACCCTGGTGATCAACGCGCCCGACGACGCCAGGATCATGCAGGACGAGATCTTCGGCCCGCTGCTGCCGCTGCGCACCTATCGCGGCATCGATGAAGCCATCGGTTACGTCAACGACCGGCCCCGCCCCCTGGCGCTCTACTATTTCGGCCAGGACCAAGAGGAAGAGCGCCGGGTGCTGGCGCGCACCACCTCGGGCGGCGTCACCGTGAACGACGTGATGAGCCACGCCTTTGCCGAGAACCTGCCGTTCGGCGGGGTCGGCGCCTCGGGCACCGGGGCCTATCACGGCAAGGCCGGCTTCCTGGCCTTCAGCCATGCCAAGTCCGTCTACCGCCAGAGCAAGGCGCTCGAGGCCGAATATTTCCTGCGTCCGCCCTATGGCGACGGCCTGCGCCAATTCCTGGCGAGCGTCATCACCAAGTAG
- a CDS encoding 2Fe-2S iron-sulfur cluster-binding protein, producing MAGLLRKLFGKSEPQIASLKPFDVEIAVDGSQTLLEAALAQDVAFPHNCTVGTCGSCKCRLVSGKVSALTDFGYTLSKEELEAGFILACQARLKSAVTVEVESPAANTPPPEQFQGRIARSDDLTHDIKSVTVALDRPMNYIAGQYANVLVDGIPARSYSFAAAPERNGRQEITFYIRKIPGGALTERLFAGQLSAAAVGIDGPHGTFYLRQGDGPIICIAGGSGLAPLLSLLQDARKNRVRRRCVMLFGARTQADLYGLDQIEEIARDWLPAFRFVPVLSHEPEDSDWRGLRGFVTSHLAALLPQGDPAEFQSYMCGPPPMIDAAVTVMTGLGIPLASIHYDKFTDASFAAR from the coding sequence ATGGCCGGCCTCCTCCGCAAATTATTCGGCAAAAGCGAGCCCCAGATCGCGAGCCTGAAACCGTTCGACGTCGAGATCGCCGTCGACGGCTCGCAAACCCTGCTGGAGGCAGCGCTGGCCCAGGATGTCGCCTTTCCGCACAACTGCACCGTCGGCACTTGCGGCTCGTGCAAGTGCCGGCTGGTCTCGGGCAAGGTCAGCGCCCTGACCGATTTCGGCTATACGCTGTCGAAGGAGGAACTGGAGGCCGGCTTCATCCTGGCCTGCCAGGCCCGGCTCAAATCCGCCGTCACCGTCGAGGTGGAAAGCCCGGCGGCCAATACCCCGCCGCCCGAGCAGTTCCAGGGCCGGATCGCCCGGTCGGACGACCTGACCCATGACATCAAGTCGGTTACGGTGGCGCTCGACCGGCCGATGAACTACATCGCCGGCCAGTATGCCAATGTCCTGGTCGACGGCATCCCGGCCCGGTCCTATTCCTTTGCCGCCGCGCCGGAGCGCAACGGCCGCCAGGAAATCACCTTCTACATCCGCAAGATCCCGGGCGGCGCCCTGACCGAGCGCCTGTTCGCGGGCCAGTTGTCGGCCGCCGCGGTCGGCATCGACGGCCCCCACGGCACGTTCTACCTGCGCCAGGGCGACGGCCCGATCATCTGCATCGCCGGCGGCAGCGGCCTCGCCCCCCTGCTCAGCCTGTTGCAGGATGCCCGCAAGAATCGGGTGCGCCGGCGCTGCGTCATGCTGTTCGGTGCCCGCACCCAGGCGGATCTCTATGGCCTGGACCAAATCGAGGAAATCGCCCGCGACTGGCTACCGGCCTTCCGCTTCGTCCCCGTGCTCAGCCACGAACCGGAAGACAGCGACTGGCGCGGGCTGCGCGGCTTCGTCACCAGCCACCTGGCCGCCTTGCTGCCGCAGGGCGACCCGGCGGAATTCCAGAGCTATATGTGCGGGCCGCCGCCGATGATCGATGCCGCGGTGACGGTGATGACGGGCCTGGGCATCCCGCTGGCCTCGATCCACTACGACAAGTTCACCGACGCCAGTTTCGCGGCGCGCTGA